One Candidatus Eisenbacteria bacterium DNA window includes the following coding sequences:
- the dinB gene encoding DNA polymerase IV, with protein sequence MLRRILHIDMDAFYASVEQRDRPELRGRPVAVGGSPESRGVVAAASYEARSHGVRSAIPMSRAVRLCPDLHIVSPDFTKYRTVSRQVLAILREATPLVEPLSLDEAYLDVTQNAWGETLGVQVAKRLKASIREATGLTASAGVAPNKFLAKIASGWRKPDGLTVVAPERIESFLQQLPVDALWGVGPVTAERLRARGIHRVVDIRAADPDVLREAVGSSTEWLQRLALGVDDRRVEPDRPSKSSSSEVTYAEDLTDPGRIRSEIATMARDNALWLVRKGITARTVTIKVRYADFTTITRSHSQEATSDPDGIASRAVALLDRTEAGRRPVRLLGAGVFNLRRLDEPGAVEDPQLRLET encoded by the coding sequence GTGCTCCGACGCATCCTGCACATCGACATGGACGCGTTCTACGCCTCGGTCGAGCAGCGCGATCGGCCGGAGCTTCGCGGCCGGCCCGTTGCCGTCGGTGGTTCCCCCGAGTCGCGCGGCGTGGTCGCGGCCGCGAGCTACGAGGCGCGGTCGCACGGGGTTCGGTCCGCGATCCCGATGAGCCGCGCGGTTCGCCTCTGCCCGGATCTCCACATCGTGTCGCCCGACTTCACGAAGTACCGGACGGTCTCGCGGCAGGTCCTGGCGATCCTTCGAGAGGCCACTCCCCTCGTGGAGCCACTCTCGCTGGACGAGGCCTACCTGGACGTCACGCAGAACGCCTGGGGTGAGACGCTCGGCGTCCAGGTGGCGAAGCGTCTGAAGGCCTCGATCCGCGAAGCGACCGGGCTCACGGCATCGGCCGGCGTCGCGCCGAACAAGTTCCTGGCGAAGATCGCCTCGGGATGGCGCAAACCGGACGGACTCACGGTCGTGGCGCCGGAACGCATCGAATCGTTCCTGCAGCAGCTGCCCGTGGATGCCTTGTGGGGCGTGGGTCCCGTGACGGCGGAGCGTCTTCGCGCGCGCGGCATCCACCGGGTCGTCGACATCCGTGCCGCAGATCCCGACGTCTTGCGCGAGGCCGTGGGGAGCTCGACCGAGTGGCTTCAACGCCTGGCGCTCGGCGTGGACGACCGCCGGGTGGAGCCGGACCGTCCGTCGAAGTCCTCGTCCTCGGAGGTAACGTACGCCGAGGATCTGACGGATCCGGGCCGCATCCGGTCGGAGATCGCGACGATGGCTCGCGACAATGCCCTGTGGCTCGTCCGCAAGGGAATCACCGCGCGCACCGTGACCATCAAGGTTCGGTACGCCGACTTCACCACCATCACGCGGAGCCACTCGCAGGAAGCCACGAGCGATCCCGACGGGATCGCATCGCGCGCGGTCGCCTTGCTCGACAGGACCGAGGCGGGCCGGCGCCCCGTGCGGCTGCTCGGCGCGGGTGTCTTCAACCTGCGGCGTCTCGACGAACCCGGAGCCGTCGAGGATCCGCAGCTGCGACTCGAGACCTAG
- a CDS encoding MBL fold metallo-hydrolase produces the protein MKSVLLACCALLATFHTTSAAAQSSPSVPPGSARSVTTAERSASEIAKGVYVIRHRDSPDTNPQGNTTVIVGDREALVVDSGYLPSSTREDIAQIRRWTALPVRYLVNTHWHPDHVRGNALYADAFPGLAIIAHTSTPELEEAYDVPNRERYGKRLASMEDQLRRGVGTDGKKLGDEARRTLTRQVEARRAVLQEFGSYVPRYANVTVPGEVTIDLGGRSVRLWHPGRGHSSGDLVLYLPRERILVAGDLVASPVPYFFAGYPYEQIPVLEELAAMDVDVLVPGHGEVMRDKAYLRRTIDLMRDVRDQVVAAVRRMGSLSAKLEDVRKTVSLGAYEAEFAGADEESREFFRESMDGLVRLLFEQIPK, from the coding sequence ATGAAGTCCGTCCTGCTTGCCTGCTGCGCGCTTCTGGCCACGTTCCACACCACGAGCGCCGCAGCCCAGTCCTCCCCGTCCGTCCCTCCAGGCTCCGCCCGGTCCGTCACCACTGCGGAGCGAAGCGCCTCCGAGATCGCGAAGGGCGTCTACGTCATCCGGCACCGGGACTCGCCGGACACGAACCCCCAGGGGAACACCACCGTGATCGTCGGCGACCGGGAGGCGCTCGTGGTCGATTCGGGATACCTGCCGTCGAGCACCCGCGAGGACATCGCGCAGATCCGCCGGTGGACCGCGCTGCCCGTGCGATACCTCGTCAACACCCACTGGCATCCCGATCACGTCCGGGGCAACGCTCTCTACGCCGACGCCTTCCCCGGGCTCGCGATCATCGCCCACACGTCGACTCCCGAGCTCGAGGAGGCGTACGACGTGCCGAATCGCGAGCGCTACGGGAAGCGCCTCGCGTCCATGGAGGACCAGCTGCGACGGGGAGTGGGGACGGACGGGAAGAAGCTCGGCGACGAGGCACGCCGGACGTTGACCCGGCAGGTCGAGGCGCGTCGGGCGGTGCTCCAGGAGTTCGGATCCTACGTGCCTCGGTACGCGAACGTCACCGTTCCCGGCGAGGTGACGATCGACCTCGGTGGCCGCTCGGTGCGGCTCTGGCATCCGGGACGGGGCCACTCGTCCGGCGACCTCGTTCTCTACCTGCCTCGCGAGCGGATTCTCGTCGCCGGCGATCTCGTCGCCTCGCCGGTCCCCTATTTCTTCGCGGGCTATCCCTACGAGCAGATCCCGGTGCTCGAGGAGCTGGCGGCCATGGACGTCGACGTCCTCGTGCCCGGGCATGGCGAGGTGATGCGCGACAAGGCCTACCTCAGGCGGACGATCGACCTGATGCGCGACGTTCGCGACCAGGTGGTCGCTGCCGTGCGCCGGATGGGCTCGCTCTCGGCGAAGCTCGAGGATGTCCGGAAGACCGTGAGCCTCGGCGCCTACGAGGCGGAGTTCGCCGGCGCCGATGAAGAAAGCCGCGAGTTCTTCCGGGAGTCCATGGACGGGCTGGTCCGGCTTCTCTTCGAGCAGATCCCGAAGTAG
- a CDS encoding protein kinase, protein MPLAPNTRLGTYEILGPLGTGGMGEVYRARDLRLGREVAVKVLPAEVASRPDRLARFEREARTVAGLNHPNIVTLYSVEEEDGVRFLTMELVVGRPLSSLVVPGGLPVAQIVDFGIAITRALVAAQGKGVIHRDLKPGNVMVADDGRVKVLDFGLAKVAEEVDPPSGPVAETTLADPLTVEGALLGTVPYMAPEQLRGDRVDARCDLFALGIILYELTAGRRPFGGRTHADVTSSILRDSPEPLSLIRPDLPRGLERVVEHCLEKDPARRPASALELAETLATLDLAPEPVRTDAPRPGTAPSIAVLPFVNRSRDEEDEYFSDGLADELLGMLAGIPNLHVAARTSSFQFKGTRDDVATIGRKLRVATLLEGSVRRSGNRARITVQLVEVANGYHIWSETYDRTLDDIFAVQDDIAQSVVKELRAALLGAEAGSSELVRVREDVANAARGRAANPEAHRLYLLARHCIDRWTQEDMVKGIGRLKEALALDPDFAVGWAELSRAHTVEAACGWAPVAEGNERAREAAERALALRPDLPDGYVRLGWIQMTYDWDWPAALASLKRAEELAPQDDRVLHMLGILARNVGRLEDAIELDHRALARDPLSSATYLNLGLNLYAAGRAEEAEAAFRQSLEFASEGTVAHAGLALSLAAQGRTREALTEARREPEELVRLYALAILHATSGDTEHADEALRDLIQRHAEHAPTQIAEVCSVRGEKDRAFDWLERAHAERDGGLTEIKASPHLRALHEDPRWGDFLRRMGFDA, encoded by the coding sequence ATGCCGCTCGCCCCGAACACCAGGCTCGGCACCTACGAGATCCTCGGCCCGCTGGGGACCGGGGGCATGGGAGAAGTCTACCGGGCCAGGGACCTCCGGCTCGGCCGCGAGGTCGCGGTGAAGGTGCTGCCGGCGGAGGTCGCCTCCAGACCGGACCGCCTCGCCCGGTTCGAGCGTGAGGCCAGGACGGTCGCGGGGCTCAACCACCCCAACATCGTCACGCTCTACTCCGTCGAGGAGGAGGACGGGGTGCGTTTCCTCACGATGGAGCTCGTCGTGGGACGACCGCTCTCGAGTCTCGTCGTCCCGGGCGGTCTCCCGGTCGCGCAGATCGTCGACTTCGGGATCGCGATCACCCGTGCGCTCGTCGCCGCGCAGGGAAAGGGAGTGATCCACCGGGACCTCAAACCCGGGAACGTCATGGTGGCGGACGACGGTCGAGTCAAGGTCCTCGACTTCGGACTCGCGAAGGTCGCCGAAGAGGTTGACCCGCCATCAGGTCCGGTGGCGGAGACCACACTCGCGGATCCCCTCACCGTCGAGGGCGCCCTGCTGGGCACGGTCCCGTACATGGCCCCCGAGCAGCTCCGAGGCGATCGGGTCGATGCTCGGTGCGACCTTTTCGCGCTGGGGATCATCCTCTACGAGCTGACGGCGGGACGCCGCCCTTTCGGCGGAAGGACCCACGCGGACGTGACCTCGTCCATTCTTCGCGACTCACCGGAGCCTCTGAGCCTGATTCGACCGGATCTGCCGCGGGGTCTGGAGCGGGTCGTCGAGCATTGCCTGGAGAAGGACCCCGCAAGGCGTCCCGCCTCCGCGCTCGAGCTGGCCGAGACCCTGGCCACGCTCGACCTTGCCCCGGAGCCGGTCCGGACCGACGCGCCGCGACCCGGGACGGCCCCCTCCATCGCCGTGCTCCCGTTCGTGAATCGAAGCCGGGACGAAGAGGACGAGTACTTCTCCGACGGCCTCGCCGACGAGCTCCTGGGCATGCTGGCCGGCATCCCGAATCTGCATGTCGCCGCGCGCACGTCGTCCTTCCAGTTCAAGGGAACACGGGACGATGTCGCGACGATCGGCCGGAAGCTCAGGGTCGCGACGCTGCTCGAGGGAAGCGTCCGGAGGAGCGGAAACCGCGCGCGCATCACGGTGCAGCTCGTGGAGGTCGCGAACGGATATCACATCTGGTCGGAGACGTACGACCGGACGCTGGACGACATCTTCGCGGTGCAGGACGACATCGCGCAGTCGGTCGTGAAGGAATTGCGCGCGGCGCTCCTGGGAGCGGAAGCGGGCTCGAGCGAGCTGGTCCGGGTCCGCGAGGACGTCGCGAACGCGGCGCGCGGGAGAGCCGCCAACCCCGAGGCGCACCGCCTGTACCTGCTGGCGCGGCACTGCATCGATCGCTGGACCCAGGAGGACATGGTCAAGGGGATCGGCCGCCTGAAGGAAGCGCTCGCGCTCGACCCCGACTTCGCCGTTGGGTGGGCCGAGCTGAGCCGTGCCCACACCGTCGAGGCCGCCTGCGGCTGGGCCCCGGTCGCGGAGGGAAACGAGCGAGCCCGGGAGGCGGCCGAGCGGGCGCTCGCGCTGCGACCGGATCTGCCGGACGGATACGTCCGCCTGGGGTGGATCCAGATGACCTATGACTGGGACTGGCCGGCCGCGCTCGCGTCCTTGAAGCGTGCCGAGGAGCTGGCTCCGCAGGACGACCGGGTTCTCCACATGCTCGGAATCCTCGCGCGCAATGTCGGCCGGCTCGAGGACGCGATCGAGCTGGACCACAGGGCGCTCGCGCGGGACCCGCTCAGCTCGGCGACCTACCTCAACCTCGGCTTGAATCTCTACGCCGCGGGACGCGCGGAGGAAGCCGAAGCGGCGTTCCGCCAATCGCTCGAGTTCGCCTCGGAGGGGACCGTCGCGCACGCGGGACTCGCGCTTTCTCTCGCGGCCCAGGGACGGACCCGGGAGGCTCTCACCGAAGCCCGGCGCGAGCCGGAAGAGCTGGTACGGCTCTACGCGCTGGCGATCCTCCACGCCACGTCAGGCGATACCGAGCACGCCGACGAGGCGCTTCGGGACCTGATCCAGCGGCACGCGGAGCACGCTCCGACCCAGATCGCGGAAGTGTGCTCCGTCCGTGGGGAGAAGGACCGGGCCTTCGACTGGCTCGAGCGAGCCCATGCGGAGCGGGACGGCGGGCTCACCGAGATCAAGGCCAGCCCCCACCTTCGCGCGCTGCACGAGGACCCGAGATGGGGGGATTTCCTGCGGCGAATGGGATTCGACGCGTGA